The following proteins come from a genomic window of Sinorhizobium fredii NGR234:
- a CDS encoding crotonase/enoyl-CoA hydratase family protein produces the protein MIYRTIRYAGDGRGIVRLTLARPEKHNALSALMIGELTDVASRLGADATVRAVIVEGDGKSFCAGGDLEWMRQQFTADRQTRIAEATRLAMMFRALNEMPKPLIARVHGNAFGGGVGLVSVCDAVIAEQGAKFGLTETRLGLIPATISPYVIARIGEVRARPLFMSARIFGAEEAKTAGLVSMIVTAATLDAAVEAEAASYLAAAPGAAGRAKRLARSLGSPITDAVIAATIEQLADTWETEEAREGLAAFFERREPSWRR, from the coding sequence ATGATCTATCGGACGATCCGCTACGCGGGTGATGGACGCGGCATCGTCCGGCTGACGCTCGCGCGCCCGGAAAAGCACAATGCACTCTCCGCCCTGATGATCGGAGAACTCACCGACGTCGCCAGCCGGCTTGGAGCCGACGCGACCGTGCGGGCGGTCATTGTCGAGGGAGACGGAAAGAGCTTCTGCGCAGGCGGCGACCTGGAGTGGATGCGGCAGCAGTTTACCGCCGACAGGCAAACGCGGATCGCTGAGGCGACGCGGCTGGCGATGATGTTCAGGGCGCTGAACGAGATGCCGAAACCGCTTATCGCGCGCGTCCATGGCAATGCCTTCGGCGGCGGCGTCGGTCTCGTCAGCGTGTGCGACGCCGTCATCGCCGAGCAGGGCGCGAAATTCGGACTGACCGAAACGCGCCTCGGGCTCATCCCGGCGACGATCAGCCCCTACGTCATCGCCCGGATCGGCGAGGTGAGGGCGCGGCCCTTGTTCATGTCGGCGCGGATTTTCGGGGCCGAAGAGGCGAAAACCGCCGGACTCGTCTCGATGATAGTCACCGCCGCCACGCTCGACGCCGCCGTCGAAGCGGAGGCCGCATCCTATCTGGCGGCGGCGCCGGGTGCTGCGGGCCGCGCCAAGCGGCTTGCCCGATCGCTTGGAAGCCCGATTACCGATGCCGTCATCGCTGCGACGATCGAGCAGCTCGCTGACACCTGGGAGACGGAGGAAGCGCGGGAAGGGCTCGCCGCCTTTTTCGAGCGCCGCGAACCCTCCTGGCGGCGCTAG
- a CDS encoding MbcA/ParS/Xre antitoxin family protein, which yields MAVDFQIPAARFGDDHSPFLSARLVADRLGITLAELSKLIGVARNTLTAKSGARKVDSALSKVVRILAMASEMAGDEARAVIWFKHQPIPGWAGKTAYDLVGEDKADKVLAYLEAIRAGVYA from the coding sequence ATGGCTGTCGATTTCCAGATTCCGGCGGCGCGCTTCGGAGACGATCACTCGCCGTTCCTGTCGGCGCGCTTGGTCGCCGATCGGCTCGGCATCACGCTGGCCGAACTTTCCAAGCTGATTGGCGTCGCGCGCAACACGCTGACGGCAAAGTCCGGCGCGCGCAAGGTCGACAGCGCCCTGAGCAAGGTCGTTCGTATCCTTGCGATGGCCTCCGAGATGGCCGGCGACGAGGCGCGTGCCGTCATCTGGTTCAAGCATCAGCCGATCCCCGGCTGGGCCGGCAAGACCGCCTATGACCTGGTCGGCGAGGACAAGGCCGACAAGGTTCTCGCGTATCTCGAGGCGATCCGCGCCGGCGTCTACGCCTAG
- a CDS encoding RES family NAD+ phosphorylase, translated as MTLWRAFVPRWAHMPLSGEGAGRFGGRWNSVGTPTIYAARELSTAWAEYNQGFVQHPALIVQLELRDAKLADLTDGDVLAELELDKTIHRCEWRDELDRGLVPSTHKAQAGLLKRGYHGVIYPSFMSPGGTCVALWRWNGRGRPRLDVIDPEGRLPKSPASWL; from the coding sequence ATGACGCTCTGGCGTGCCTTCGTGCCGCGCTGGGCCCATATGCCGCTTTCAGGCGAAGGTGCCGGCCGCTTCGGCGGCCGGTGGAACTCGGTCGGCACGCCGACGATCTATGCGGCCCGTGAACTTTCCACCGCCTGGGCGGAATATAACCAAGGCTTCGTTCAGCATCCGGCGCTGATCGTGCAGTTGGAGCTTCGCGACGCGAAACTGGCGGATCTCACCGATGGCGATGTCCTTGCCGAGCTCGAACTAGACAAGACGATTCATCGCTGTGAGTGGCGCGACGAACTCGACAGGGGTCTGGTGCCATCGACGCACAAGGCTCAGGCCGGTCTTTTGAAGCGCGGGTATCATGGCGTGATCTATCCGTCCTTCATGTCGCCCGGCGGCACCTGCGTTGCACTCTGGCGCTGGAACGGCCGGGGACGGCCGCGGCTCGACGTCATCGACCCGGAAGGCCGGCTGCCGAAATCGCCAGCGTCGTGGCTATAA
- a CDS encoding FAD-binding oxidoreductase produces the protein MTVIEELVRTLGDAVLTGDRISDRYRTDASLAGRSLPKAVVRPASVAEVATALKICNEHRQSVVPQGGMTGLAGGANPEADDIVISLERMTGIEEIDSAAATMTVLAGTPLEVTQRAAEEAGFLLPIDLGARGSCQIGGNLATNAGGIRVIRHGVTRDNVLGLEAVLADGTVLSSLNKMVKNNTGYDLRQVFIGSEGTLGVITRAVLRLRPLPAGRLTALCALESYADVAALLKRAQQQLSGLSAFETMWQSYFGFNCAEEGLRFFETKPAFAVIIEQDTHGRDGEREGFEAFLGQMLEDGLIGDALIAQSEKEAQAFWRVREGHGLDRLPSLVNLDVSLPIGAIGNFAEECGTALRAAFPAAHVSFFGHVADSNLHIAFSVPGASEETLHEVDGIVYALVSRCRGSISAEHGIGTLKRDFLDRSRSPAEIKVMRRIKAALDPNGILNPGKVLGRYSRTDL, from the coding sequence ATGACCGTCATCGAAGAGCTCGTCCGGACCCTCGGCGACGCGGTGCTGACCGGCGACCGCATCAGCGACCGCTATCGCACCGATGCGAGTCTCGCCGGCCGCAGCCTGCCGAAAGCCGTCGTTCGCCCGGCAAGCGTCGCCGAAGTCGCAACCGCCCTGAAAATCTGCAACGAGCACCGCCAGAGCGTGGTGCCGCAGGGCGGCATGACCGGTCTTGCCGGCGGCGCCAATCCTGAAGCCGATGACATCGTCATCTCCCTGGAGCGGATGACCGGCATCGAGGAGATCGACAGCGCCGCCGCGACCATGACGGTGCTTGCCGGAACGCCGCTCGAAGTGACGCAGCGGGCTGCCGAGGAGGCGGGTTTCCTGCTGCCAATCGACCTCGGCGCACGCGGCTCCTGCCAGATCGGCGGCAATCTCGCCACCAATGCCGGCGGCATCCGGGTCATCCGCCACGGTGTGACGCGCGACAACGTGTTGGGCCTCGAGGCGGTGCTTGCCGACGGAACCGTACTCTCATCGCTGAACAAGATGGTGAAGAACAATACTGGCTACGACCTGCGGCAAGTCTTCATCGGCTCCGAGGGCACGCTCGGCGTCATCACCCGCGCCGTTCTGCGGCTCCGTCCGCTGCCGGCGGGTCGTCTGACCGCCCTTTGCGCCCTCGAAAGCTATGCCGATGTCGCCGCCTTGCTCAAGCGGGCGCAGCAGCAGCTCTCGGGCCTGTCGGCCTTCGAGACGATGTGGCAAAGCTATTTTGGTTTCAACTGCGCCGAGGAAGGACTTCGCTTCTTTGAGACGAAGCCCGCCTTCGCCGTCATCATCGAACAGGATACGCACGGTCGCGACGGCGAGCGCGAGGGCTTCGAAGCCTTTCTCGGCCAGATGCTCGAAGACGGATTGATCGGCGACGCGCTGATCGCCCAGTCGGAAAAGGAAGCCCAGGCCTTTTGGCGGGTGCGCGAAGGTCACGGGCTCGATCGTCTGCCATCCCTCGTCAATCTCGACGTCAGCCTGCCGATCGGCGCGATCGGCAATTTCGCCGAAGAGTGCGGCACTGCCCTTCGCGCGGCGTTTCCCGCGGCGCATGTCTCCTTCTTCGGCCATGTCGCCGACAGCAACCTGCACATCGCCTTTTCCGTGCCGGGCGCGAGTGAGGAGACGCTGCATGAGGTCGACGGGATCGTCTACGCCCTGGTCAGCCGCTGCCGCGGCTCGATCTCGGCGGAGCACGGCATCGGCACCTTGAAGCGCGACTTTCTCGACCGGTCGCGCAGCCCGGCGGAGATCAAGGTCATGCGGCGCATCAAGGCCGCGCTCGACCCGAACGGTATTTTGAACCCCGGCAAGGTGCTTGGCCGATATTCTCGCACTGATTTATAG
- a CDS encoding sulfate/molybdate ABC transporter ATP-binding protein, with translation MEVRVQNIRKEFGRFPALDDVSLDIRSGELIALLGPSGSGKTTLLRLIAGLESPTDGMIFFGAEDASRKSVQQRNIGFVFQHYALFRHMTVLDNVSFGLKVRPSSRRPPAAEIRRRALDLLELVQLSGLEKRYPAQLSGGQRQRVALARAMAVEPNVLLLDEPFGALDAQVRKELRKWLREIHDRTGHTTVFVTHDQEEALELADRVVVMSKGAIEQVGTPDDIYDHPVSPFVYGFIGQSNCINVTLSSGEIWFEDRPIGLRAANEPDGAATLYFRPHDIELIDGCGGCLAGLVTASRRVAGTRHLEIDLGRNHPPVEIELPPERASSTDHTRVAFRPTKWKLFRKEGDIAAAPQPVEEPASQLARTGT, from the coding sequence ATGGAAGTCCGCGTCCAGAACATACGCAAGGAATTCGGCCGCTTTCCGGCGCTCGACGACGTCTCGCTCGACATCCGGTCCGGCGAGTTGATCGCGCTGCTCGGCCCCTCCGGCTCGGGCAAGACGACACTGCTCAGGCTGATCGCCGGGCTCGAAAGCCCGACCGACGGAATGATCTTCTTCGGCGCCGAGGACGCCTCGAGAAAGAGCGTGCAGCAGCGAAATATCGGCTTCGTCTTCCAGCACTATGCGCTCTTTCGGCACATGACCGTGCTCGACAACGTTTCCTTCGGGCTGAAGGTACGACCATCCAGCCGCCGGCCGCCGGCCGCCGAAATCCGCCGCCGGGCTCTCGATCTCCTCGAACTGGTGCAGCTTTCCGGCCTCGAAAAGCGCTACCCGGCACAGCTTTCCGGCGGCCAGCGCCAGCGCGTGGCGCTGGCGCGTGCCATGGCAGTGGAACCGAACGTGCTGCTGCTCGACGAACCCTTCGGCGCGCTCGACGCGCAGGTGCGCAAGGAACTGCGCAAGTGGCTGAGGGAAATCCACGACCGCACCGGCCACACGACGGTCTTCGTCACCCACGACCAGGAGGAGGCCCTAGAGCTCGCCGACCGAGTCGTGGTGATGAGCAAGGGGGCGATCGAGCAGGTCGGCACGCCCGACGACATCTACGACCACCCGGTCTCACCCTTCGTCTATGGCTTCATCGGCCAGTCGAATTGCATCAACGTCACGCTTTCAAGCGGCGAAATCTGGTTCGAGGACCGGCCGATCGGCCTGCGCGCCGCCAACGAGCCGGACGGGGCGGCAACCCTCTATTTCCGCCCGCACGACATTGAGCTCATCGACGGTTGCGGCGGCTGTCTCGCCGGCCTCGTGACGGCGAGCCGGCGGGTCGCCGGCACCCGTCACCTCGAGATCGACCTCGGCAGGAACCATCCGCCGGTCGAGATCGAGCTGCCGCCGGAACGCGCTTCCTCGACCGACCACACCCGTGTCGCTTTCCGCCCGACCAAATGGAAGCTTTTCCGCAAGGAAGGCGACATTGCAGCCGCCCCGCAACCCGTGGAAGAACCAGCGAGCCAACTGGCGCGCACCGGCACCTGA
- the cysW gene encoding sulfate ABC transporter permease subunit CysW → MALDTSSAPSAAPSKFVKAATSETRVARLTLIAVALGFVALFLLLPLATVFIEAFRKGPAEFATALRDPETFSAIRLTLIVAAISVPLNLVFGVAAAWAIAKFEFKGKAFLTTLIDLPFSVSPVISGLVFVLLFGANSALGPFLQKHGIQILFAVPGLVLATVFVTFPFVARELIPLMQEQGTSDEEAALSLGATGWQTFWHVTLPNIKWGLLYGVLLCNARAMGEFGAVSVVSGHIRGQTNTMPLQVEILYNEYNFVAAFAVAAVLALLALVTLVLKTALELRYSDEIAASRRH, encoded by the coding sequence ATGGCGCTTGACACCAGCTCGGCGCCGTCGGCGGCGCCATCCAAATTCGTGAAAGCGGCAACCTCGGAAACGCGGGTCGCGCGCCTGACGCTGATCGCCGTAGCGCTCGGTTTCGTTGCCCTCTTCCTGCTCTTGCCGCTCGCGACCGTCTTCATCGAAGCGTTTCGCAAGGGGCCGGCCGAGTTCGCGACGGCGCTTCGCGATCCCGAGACCTTCTCGGCCATCCGCCTGACGCTCATCGTCGCCGCAATTTCCGTTCCGCTGAACCTGGTTTTCGGTGTGGCGGCCGCCTGGGCCATCGCCAAGTTCGAGTTCAAGGGCAAGGCGTTCCTGACGACCCTGATAGACCTGCCCTTCTCCGTATCGCCGGTGATCTCCGGTCTCGTCTTCGTCCTGCTCTTCGGCGCGAACAGCGCCCTCGGCCCCTTCCTGCAGAAGCACGGCATCCAGATTCTCTTCGCCGTGCCGGGCCTTGTGCTCGCCACCGTCTTCGTGACCTTCCCCTTCGTCGCCCGCGAACTCATCCCGCTGATGCAGGAGCAGGGAACGAGCGACGAGGAAGCGGCGCTGTCGCTCGGGGCGACCGGCTGGCAGACCTTCTGGCATGTGACGCTGCCGAACATCAAATGGGGCCTGCTCTACGGCGTGCTGCTCTGCAACGCCCGGGCGATGGGCGAGTTCGGTGCCGTGTCGGTGGTTTCCGGTCACATTCGTGGCCAAACGAACACGATGCCCCTGCAGGTCGAAATCCTCTATAATGAGTACAATTTCGTCGCCGCATTCGCGGTGGCGGCAGTCCTTGCGCTTCTGGCGCTGGTGACGCTCGTCCTGAAGACGGCGCTTGAACTTCGTTACAGCGACGAGATCGCTGCCAGCCGTAGGCATTGA
- the cysT gene encoding sulfate ABC transporter permease subunit CysT, with product MALRSSTRWRFRQPSVIPGFGLALGVTLTWLTLIVLIPLSGLIWRSSGLGWSNFMALVLDERTVNALTISFGTAFIAAVVNLFFGVVLAWVLVRYRFPGKRVIDAMVDLPFALPTAVAGIALTALYAPNGWIGSLLEPLGIKIAFTPAGIVIALVFVGLPFVVRTVQPVMEEIDKEVEEAAATLGANRYQTISRVLLPGLLPAGLTGFALAFARGVGEYGSVIFIAGNLPYVSEIAPLLIIIRLEEFNYPAATAIATVMLFLSFIMLLVINSIQAWSRRRYSNGA from the coding sequence ATGGCCCTTCGCAGCAGCACGCGATGGCGGTTTCGGCAGCCGAGTGTCATTCCGGGTTTCGGATTGGCGCTCGGCGTCACACTGACATGGCTTACCCTCATCGTTCTCATTCCGCTCTCCGGCCTGATCTGGCGCTCAAGCGGCCTCGGCTGGTCCAATTTCATGGCCCTGGTTCTTGACGAGCGGACCGTCAACGCGTTGACGATCAGCTTCGGCACGGCCTTCATCGCCGCAGTCGTCAACCTGTTCTTCGGCGTCGTCCTCGCCTGGGTGCTGGTGCGTTATCGCTTCCCGGGAAAGCGGGTGATCGACGCCATGGTCGATCTGCCTTTCGCCTTGCCGACGGCGGTGGCCGGCATTGCCCTGACGGCGCTCTATGCGCCGAACGGCTGGATCGGTTCGCTCCTCGAACCGCTCGGCATCAAGATCGCCTTCACGCCGGCCGGCATCGTCATAGCGCTCGTCTTCGTCGGCCTCCCCTTCGTCGTGCGTACGGTTCAACCGGTCATGGAGGAAATCGACAAGGAAGTCGAAGAGGCGGCCGCAACGCTCGGCGCCAACCGCTACCAGACGATCAGCCGGGTCCTGCTGCCGGGCCTGCTTCCAGCCGGCCTGACCGGCTTTGCGCTGGCCTTTGCCCGCGGCGTCGGCGAGTACGGGTCGGTGATCTTCATCGCCGGCAATCTGCCCTATGTCTCGGAGATCGCACCGCTGCTGATCATCATCCGTCTGGAAGAGTTCAACTATCCGGCTGCGACCGCAATCGCCACCGTGATGCTGTTCCTCTCCTTCATCATGCTGCTCGTCATCAACTCGATCCAGGCCTGGAGCAGGCGGAGATACAGCAATGGCGCTTGA
- a CDS encoding sulfate ABC transporter substrate-binding protein translates to MSSKKLAGIVKLAFLVGSLQLGSIGLAAADTTLLNVSYDPTRELYKDFNAAFAEKWKADTGETVTIQTSHGGSGKQARSVIDGLEADVVTLALEADIDAIAKATGKIPADWKARLENNSAPYTSTIVFLVRKGNPKGVKDWGDLTKEGIQVITPNPKTSGGARWNFLAAWAWARAANGGDDAKAQEYVTQLFKHVPVLDTGARGATTTFVQRGLGDVLLAWENEAYLSLEELGPDNFEIVTPSISIKAEPPVALVDGNVDAKGTRKAAEAYLAYLYSDAGQKLAAKHYYRPFKPELADPKDTARFADLKLVTIDEFGGWKEAQPKFFADGGVFDQIYKPGQ, encoded by the coding sequence ATGAGTTCGAAGAAACTTGCCGGAATAGTGAAACTAGCATTTTTGGTCGGAAGCCTGCAGCTCGGCTCGATCGGCCTTGCTGCCGCAGATACCACACTTCTGAACGTGTCCTATGATCCGACACGGGAACTCTACAAGGACTTCAACGCTGCCTTTGCGGAAAAATGGAAGGCCGACACAGGTGAAACCGTCACCATCCAGACCTCGCATGGCGGCTCGGGCAAGCAGGCCCGATCGGTAATCGACGGCCTCGAAGCCGATGTGGTGACGCTGGCGCTTGAAGCCGATATCGACGCGATCGCCAAGGCGACCGGCAAGATTCCGGCCGATTGGAAGGCCCGTCTCGAAAACAACAGCGCGCCCTATACCTCGACGATCGTCTTCCTGGTTCGCAAGGGCAACCCGAAGGGCGTCAAGGACTGGGGCGATCTCACCAAGGAAGGCATCCAGGTGATCACCCCGAACCCGAAGACCTCAGGCGGCGCCCGCTGGAACTTCCTCGCTGCCTGGGCCTGGGCGCGGGCTGCCAATGGCGGCGACGATGCCAAGGCACAGGAATATGTGACGCAACTCTTCAAGCACGTTCCGGTCCTCGATACCGGCGCGCGCGGCGCAACCACCACCTTCGTCCAGCGCGGCCTCGGCGACGTGCTCCTCGCCTGGGAAAACGAAGCCTATCTCTCGCTCGAGGAACTCGGCCCCGACAATTTCGAGATCGTCACGCCGTCGATTTCGATCAAGGCCGAACCGCCGGTGGCGCTTGTCGACGGCAATGTCGATGCCAAGGGTACCCGCAAGGCGGCCGAAGCCTATCTCGCCTATCTCTACAGCGATGCCGGCCAGAAGCTCGCCGCCAAGCACTACTACCGGCCGTTCAAGCCGGAGCTTGCCGATCCGAAGGACACGGCTCGCTTCGCCGATCTCAAACTGGTCACTATTGACGAATTCGGCGGTTGGAAGGAAGCTCAGCCGAAGTTCTTCGCCGATGGTGGGGTTTTCGACCAGATCTACAAGCCGGGACAATAA
- a CDS encoding D-TA family PLP-dependent enzyme — protein sequence MNLPIETPAVLVDLDIARRNVRAFQAYADRHGIRVRPHIKTHKLPQMAELQLEAGAVGITCQKVSEAEAMVDGSARIKDVLITYNILGEAKLARLARLNERLTLSVVADNAAVVDGLSDYFSGAQKPLTVLVECNTGADRCGVATPDEAAALARRIVEAAGLRFGGLMTYPPVGAAARVQSFMSEARRLIEADGLQVPTVTSGGTPSMMQAAEAPVATEYRPGTYIYNDRSLVARGVATWDDCALTVLATVVSVPAPNRAIIDAGSKILTSDLLGLSGYGHVLGRDDIRIDQLSEEHGRLVSDGPIGLKVGEQLRVVPNHACVVTNMVDAVHVIEGGEPKAEWSVVARGHVL from the coding sequence ATGAACCTGCCGATCGAAACGCCCGCCGTGCTCGTCGATCTCGACATTGCCCGCCGCAACGTCCGTGCCTTCCAGGCCTATGCGGATCGCCACGGCATCCGCGTGCGTCCGCACATCAAGACGCACAAGCTGCCGCAGATGGCCGAATTGCAGCTCGAAGCAGGCGCTGTCGGCATAACGTGCCAGAAAGTGTCCGAGGCGGAGGCCATGGTTGACGGCAGCGCGCGGATCAAGGACGTGCTGATCACCTACAACATCCTCGGAGAAGCAAAGCTCGCGCGCTTGGCGAGGTTGAACGAGCGGCTAACCCTCAGCGTCGTGGCGGACAACGCGGCTGTCGTCGACGGATTGTCGGACTATTTTTCTGGCGCGCAGAAGCCGCTCACCGTGCTCGTCGAGTGCAACACGGGCGCCGACCGCTGCGGGGTCGCGACCCCAGACGAGGCGGCTGCCCTCGCCCGGCGCATTGTCGAGGCAGCCGGATTGCGGTTCGGCGGTTTGATGACCTATCCGCCCGTCGGCGCCGCCGCACGGGTGCAGTCCTTCATGAGCGAGGCAAGGCGGCTGATCGAGGCGGATGGGTTGCAGGTGCCCACCGTCACATCCGGCGGTACGCCGAGCATGATGCAGGCGGCCGAGGCGCCGGTTGCGACCGAGTACCGTCCGGGCACCTATATCTACAACGATCGCTCCCTCGTCGCCCGCGGCGTCGCGACTTGGGACGACTGCGCGCTCACCGTGCTTGCGACGGTCGTTTCCGTCCCGGCGCCCAACCGGGCGATCATCGATGCCGGCAGCAAGATATTGACCTCCGATCTCCTCGGCTTGTCGGGCTATGGCCATGTGCTCGGCCGCGACGACATCCGCATCGACCAGCTTTCCGAAGAACATGGCCGGCTTGTCTCGGACGGGCCTATCGGTTTGAAGGTCGGCGAACAGCTTCGCGTCGTTCCGAACCACGCCTGTGTGGTGACCAACATGGTCGATGCCGTCCATGTCATCGAAGGAGGCGAGCCGAAGGCTGAGTGGAGTGTCGTTGCGCGCGGCCACGTCCTTTAA
- a CDS encoding transporter substrate-binding domain-containing protein, translated as MIKTITIAASLAVAALAAMPAQAQQPSSKLDEVLARGHLILGTGSTNAPWHFKSAEDKLQGFDVDMGRIIAKALFGDPDKIEYVNQSSDARIPNITTDKVDLTCQFMTVTGERAQQIAFTIPYYREGVGLMMKADGKYADYAALKAAGSSVTISVLQNVYAEDMVHAALPEATVDQYESVDLIYQALESGRADAAATDQSSLAWYMTQNPGRYKDAGYGWNPQTYACGVKRGDQDWLNFVNTALHEAMTGVEFDFYAKSFKTWFGKDLTPPQIGFPVEYK; from the coding sequence ATGATCAAGACAATCACTATCGCTGCGAGCCTCGCAGTCGCCGCGCTCGCCGCCATGCCCGCGCAAGCGCAGCAGCCTTCCAGCAAGCTCGATGAGGTTCTGGCGCGCGGCCACCTCATCCTCGGTACCGGCAGCACCAATGCGCCGTGGCACTTCAAGAGCGCCGAGGACAAATTGCAGGGTTTCGACGTCGACATGGGCCGCATCATTGCCAAGGCGCTGTTCGGCGATCCGGACAAGATCGAATACGTCAACCAGTCGTCGGACGCCCGCATTCCGAACATCACCACCGACAAGGTCGACCTCACCTGCCAGTTCATGACGGTCACCGGCGAACGCGCCCAGCAGATCGCCTTCACCATTCCCTATTATCGCGAGGGCGTCGGGCTCATGATGAAGGCCGACGGCAAATATGCCGACTACGCGGCGCTGAAGGCGGCCGGCTCGTCGGTGACCATATCGGTGCTGCAGAACGTCTATGCGGAAGACATGGTCCATGCCGCCCTTCCCGAGGCGACGGTCGACCAGTATGAGTCCGTGGACCTGATCTATCAGGCGCTCGAATCCGGCCGCGCCGATGCGGCGGCAACCGACCAGTCGTCGCTTGCCTGGTACATGACCCAGAACCCGGGTCGCTACAAGGATGCCGGCTACGGCTGGAACCCGCAGACTTACGCCTGCGGCGTCAAGCGCGGCGACCAGGATTGGCTGAACTTCGTCAACACGGCGCTGCACGAAGCGATGACCGGCGTCGAGTTCGACTTTTACGCCAAGTCGTTCAAGACCTGGTTCGGCAAGGACCTCACACCGCCGCAGATCGGTTTCCCGGTCGAGTACAAGTAA
- a CDS encoding amino acid ABC transporter permease, producing MTYSLNFAAVWRSFDLLLQGLALSLGLAIVAILAGCVIGLVTAFGLVSKSSVLRKPAGLYVTIIRNTPILVLVLFSYFALPELGVRLGKIESFVLTLAIYSGAYLAEVFRGGLIAVPPGQREAGLAIGLTEMQIRTSIIIPLMLRNVLPSLGSTMISLFKDTSLAAAIAVPELTFEARKINVETFRVIETWIVASCLYVATCSLLAALMRAVERRLAVPR from the coding sequence ATGACCTATTCGTTGAATTTCGCGGCTGTCTGGCGCTCGTTCGACCTGCTTCTGCAGGGGCTGGCGCTCAGCCTTGGCCTCGCGATCGTGGCGATCCTCGCCGGTTGCGTGATCGGGCTGGTCACCGCCTTCGGCCTCGTTTCCAAGAGCTCCGTCTTGCGCAAACCGGCCGGTCTCTACGTGACGATCATCCGTAACACGCCAATTCTGGTTCTCGTGCTCTTCAGCTATTTCGCCCTTCCGGAACTCGGCGTCCGGCTCGGCAAGATCGAGAGCTTCGTGCTGACGCTGGCGATCTATTCCGGCGCCTATCTTGCCGAAGTGTTCCGCGGCGGTCTCATCGCCGTGCCGCCGGGGCAGCGCGAGGCGGGCCTGGCAATCGGCCTCACCGAGATGCAGATCCGTACCTCGATCATCATTCCGCTGATGCTGCGCAACGTCCTGCCTTCGCTGGGCAGCACGATGATCTCGCTCTTCAAGGACACCTCGCTTGCCGCGGCGATCGCCGTGCCGGAGCTAACCTTCGAGGCGCGCAAGATCAATGTCGAGACCTTCCGCGTCATCGAGACCTGGATCGTCGCAAGCTGCCTTTACGTCGCAACCTGTTCGCTCTTGGCCGCGCTGATGCGCGCCGTCGAGCGCCGGCTCGCGGTTCCGAGGTGA
- a CDS encoding amino acid ABC transporter permease yields MDFGFLDQLWVARVPLLKGLGVSISISLLSIVVGTVLGVFVGLALTYGYRPVKWLVRGYTDFIRGTPVLVLVLASYYVLSTVGIDLGPFQAGILALAVFCSSHVGELVRGALQSIPKGQTEAAKAIGLTFPQTFAYVLGPQALRQALPAWVNTAAEMVKASTLLSIIGVGELLLRTQEVISRTFMSLEFYFFAGFLYFVINYGIERFGRYVERKTAVPS; encoded by the coding sequence ATGGATTTCGGTTTTCTCGATCAGCTCTGGGTCGCCCGTGTTCCGCTCCTCAAGGGGCTTGGCGTGTCGATCTCGATCTCGCTCCTCTCGATCGTCGTCGGCACGGTTCTCGGCGTCTTCGTCGGCCTGGCGCTCACCTACGGCTACAGGCCGGTGAAGTGGCTGGTGCGCGGCTATACGGACTTCATCCGCGGCACGCCGGTGCTCGTCCTGGTTCTCGCCAGCTACTATGTGCTCAGCACCGTCGGCATCGATCTCGGGCCGTTCCAGGCGGGAATCCTGGCCCTCGCCGTCTTCTGCAGCTCGCATGTCGGCGAACTGGTGCGCGGTGCGCTGCAGTCGATCCCCAAGGGCCAGACCGAGGCCGCCAAGGCGATCGGGCTGACCTTCCCGCAGACCTTCGCCTATGTGCTCGGGCCGCAGGCGCTGCGCCAGGCGCTGCCGGCCTGGGTCAACACGGCCGCCGAGATGGTCAAGGCGTCGACACTGCTGTCGATCATCGGCGTCGGCGAGTTGCTGCTGCGCACCCAGGAGGTGATCTCCCGCACCTTCATGAGCCTCGAATTCTATTTCTTCGCGGGCTTCCTCTATTTCGTCATCAATTACGGCATCGAGCGCTTCGGCCGCTACGTCGAGCGCAAGACCGCCGTTCCATCGTGA